The genomic DNA CGTTGGGCGCGACTAGAACCGAAGGGTGTTATCCAGTAATCCCCGGTACTAACAGCGGTCACCCCCAACAAAACAATGCGATCGCGAATGGCATCTGGTGCCACTTGACCGGCTAACAGTTGGCTTAAGGTAATTTGAGGGGCAATGCGGTCTGGGGAGAGGAGAGCTCGGTAGTTCACCATCAATTGGTTTCCCGCCGCATCAATGTCCTGGTAGCCTCCCCAATAAGATTGTATCCGTTTTAGTACGGTCCTGCCCAACTGAAGATTGCCTTCTGGGGTAAACTGGGGGGTAATGCCTTCTGCTTGTAAGTAGCGAAAGGCCAGCCGCGAACTAAAAGAATAAGGTGTCGTGCAGGGAGAGGCGGGTTCTGGGGTCATGGAAACAATTTGCCGCCGCAAAACCCCGTCGGTGTCTTCAAGAAAGTCGCTAAATCCAACCCGATGTTCGGGCACTTCCGGAGGAGGTGCAATGCCAACCGGATCGAAAATTTGATCCCGACTTTTGCAGACCACAATTAGGCGATCGTCGTGTCGCAAGGCTTGCGCGATCGCTAGGTTTTGTGCGTTGGTAGCCCGGTCGCGATAGATATCCAATCCAATAACCCGGGGTTGGTGTCGTTCTAACTTTTCTAAAACTTGTTCCAAAGCTCGGTCGGATAAAGACCCGTTGCGTAAAGGTTCCGGTTGGGCTTGAATGTCTGCTTCTTCTAAGGTAACAATTAAAAAGCGATGGTCCGTTGGTTCTGCAGGACGGAGAATTTGCAAGCGGTCGAACGCCCATAACTCCATCGATTGGAAAGCACCGACAGCACGTATCCCCAAAGTCGTGCTAGCCACCGCCAAAGCAGCCACAAAAGCACGCAGGAGAGGGTAGCCAGGAATCAACTTGCCACTGCCGAAAAATGCGATCGCCCTCTCCCCAGATAGAGAATTCGGTACGGCGAGCGATTCGTACCACCAACTCTCCCAATTGGTGGAAGCTTCGGCGGGATTTTGATAAATAACGGGCAACCACGTGGCACAGGGAAAACGGTCCTCCCATCCCTGCAATTTCTCCCTAGCTTCCCGTACTGCTTGATAGAGCGACTGACCGCCGACCAATGCTTGCAAGAACTGCTGTAAAAACATTTGAGCCACGCAGTCGGGAACGGGTTCTCGCATGACGATGACTTGAGGCACGTGTAAGTCTGCCAAATCCCAAGCCAGTCCCAACCCATCGCAGGAATTGAAAATAGCTAGTTTCAAACCATGGGCGATCGCTCTTTTGAGACCGTAGCGTAAGTCTTCTAGTGTAAGGCTTTCTGTGGGATTGAGCTGCAAGCATCCCTGGGCAAAGTGAGTACTGGCTCGGCTGCTACTGTGACCGGCAAAAAAGAGCAAATCCCATTGTGCTTCCCATAAATGCCGGTTAAGGGTGTCTCGGTTGGGTTCTACGAGAACGGTAGCCGTGGTATGGGGAAGATTTTCCAATAAAGCGCGATCGCGACTCAAATCAATTCCTTGGGCGTTTCCCAATACCACCAAAATGCGAATGGTTTCCCGTGGGCGAGCCATTTTCACCGCTTGTCCGTAGGTGG from Geitlerinema sp. PCC 9228 includes the following:
- a CDS encoding CHASE2 domain-containing protein, whose product is MNHLAILNLGNGDWESGFANAIAQLWHSDRAAPRQWTGALPPLPALGESLQAWRRHYEALYAHTNWRRHIEATIRHSFDIDEGDITHISPAEFERICQQVRTHINRWLQAETFHNIDRGLRTHLSPTDEIRLIFTAQNQEVLRLPWHLWQFFEDYPHAEPALSLPTYGQAVKMARPRETIRILVVLGNAQGIDLSRDRALLENLPHTTATVLVEPNRDTLNRHLWEAQWDLLFFAGHSSSRASTHFAQGCLQLNPTESLTLEDLRYGLKRAIAHGLKLAIFNSCDGLGLAWDLADLHVPQVIVMREPVPDCVAQMFLQQFLQALVGGQSLYQAVREAREKLQGWEDRFPCATWLPVIYQNPAEASTNWESWWYESLAVPNSLSGERAIAFFGSGKLIPGYPLLRAFVAALAVASTTLGIRAVGAFQSMELWAFDRLQILRPAEPTDHRFLIVTLEEADIQAQPEPLRNGSLSDRALEQVLEKLERHQPRVIGLDIYRDRATNAQNLAIAQALRHDDRLIVVCKSRDQIFDPVGIAPPPEVPEHRVGFSDFLEDTDGVLRRQIVSMTPEPASPCTTPYSFSSRLAFRYLQAEGITPQFTPEGNLQLGRTVLKRIQSYWGGYQDIDAAGNQLMVNYRALLSPDRIAPQITLSQLLAGQVAPDAIRDRIVLLGVTAVSTGDYWITPFGSSRAQRVAGVFVQAHMTSQLIAAALNKRPILWVWPLAIEAMWLLGWSLLGYGIAKLRHFLLRTLTMLLSIGVLTGICFVLLLVGGWIPLVPTGIAMVVAAGIASLDFSKHTK